The Triticum dicoccoides isolate Atlit2015 ecotype Zavitan chromosome 6A, WEW_v2.0, whole genome shotgun sequence genome has a window encoding:
- the LOC119317023 gene encoding transcription factor GTE10-like isoform X2, with translation MTPTVLMEFAPQRQIKRSYDEMAYRGVPRGYAETVGESGSPVRVDSQDSSAPKRKCISLNSDGFGVKREIFVPSKMSSSERRYLRKRFRSELDSVRDLLKKPEFLAIMPVSRAPAYSSSAAPRAKKVKGGSHVLRGAKGRFLPTKPRPETSMVLPEATILQMCEGILKKLMTQKCSHIFNIPVDVEKLNIPDYNDIIKHPMDLGTIKKKLDSGSYTRPSDFAADVRLTFSNAIAYNPRGHAVHDMAIQLNKMFESRWKTVEKKLASAAMKPHVEVDRADSKRRKTPPVDHRDLSIERVRPTEIMKPKMTFEEKESFGNCLASLSEEPELLPGHIIDLLQQCIDNNTDQPGDGEIEIDIHALSDDILLELKKHVDKYLQERDNQQKKSEPSENEAVNVPGLPGLSHLSTNPCKGGEPIEEDVDICGNASPILIEKDPQIRTNKCGSPSSSSSDSGSSSSDSDSGSDTESESEKVTKIPEQPAEQEKSDVINPVDANHTAGDVELREQDNESKAAPEGENAKPDRQVSPDKLLRAALLRSRYADVIVKARGILSQGEGGDKQEELEKLQKEEKERLLAEGNAAMEARRAEAEAESKRKRDLEREKARQALQEMERTVEINDSVHPKDLEMLGTITTEHIVSSVDETSPEHSQDGMPSFLPGSGSMLEKLGLFMKVDEDEEEDEPCSFPSSKDVEEVEIN, from the exons ATGACACCAACGGTCCTCATGGAGTTTGCGCCGCAGAGGCAGATTAAACGGAGCTATGATGAAATGGCCTACCGAGGTGTGCCCCGTGGGTATGCAGAGACTGTTGGCGAGTCAGGCAGCCCTGTTCGTGTTGACTCGCAAGATTCGTCTGCGCCAAAACGCAAGTGCATCAGCCTTAACAGTGATGGCTTTGGTGTGAAGCGGGAGATCTTTGTCCCCTCTAAGATGTCATCGTCTGAGCGGCGGTACCTTCGCAAGAGATTCCGCTCAGAGCTTGATTCGGTCCGGGATCTCCTTAAGAAGCCAGAATTTTTGGCCATAATGCCTGTCAGCAGGGCACCTGCGTACTCATCCTCTGCTGCTCCTCGAGCTAAAAAAGTGAAAGGGGGGAGCCATGTTCTCCGTGGTGCCAAGGGGCGCTTCTTGCCTACAAAGCCCCGGCCTGAAACGTCTATGGTGTTGCCCGAAGCTACGATTCTGCAGATGTGTGAAGGTATTCTGAAGAAGCTCATGACTCAGAAATGCAGTCATATTTTTAATATTCCGGTAGATGTGGAAAAGCTGAACATTCCAGATTATAATGACATTATCAAGCACCCGATGGACCTTGGGACAATCAAGAAGAAGCTAGATTCTGGTTCCTACACAAGGCCATCTGATTTTGCAGCTGATGTCAGGCTGACCTTTAGCAATGCGATAGCTTACAATCCTCGAGGGCATGCAGTGCATGATATGGCCATTCAACTGAATAAAATGTTTGAGTCTAGATGGAAGACAGTGGAGAAGAAGTTGGCTTCTGCTGCAATGAAGCCACATGTTGAGGTTGATAGGGCCGACTCAAAGAGGAGAAAGACCCCTCCTGTTGACCACAGGGACTTGTCAATAGAGCGTGTCAGGCCAACTGAAATTATGAAGCCAAAGATGACATTTGAGGAGAAAGAATCCTTTGGAAACTGCTTAGCTTCTTTGTCCGAGGAGCCAGAATTATTACCTGGTCACATCATTGATTTGTTACAGCAGTGTATtgacaacaacacagatcagcctGGGGATGGAGAGATAGAGATTGATATCCATGCACTCAGTGATGATATACTATTAGAACTGAAGAAGCATGTCGACAAATATTTGCAAGAGAGAGATAACCAGCAGAAAAAATCAGAGCCCTCTGAGAATGAGGCTGTGAACGTTCCTGGCCTTCCTGGCCTCAgtcacttgtccacaaatccctgcAAAG GTGGTGAGCCTATTGAGGAGGATGTGGACATTTGCGGCAATGCATCCCCTATATTGATAGAGAAGGATCCTCAGATCAGAACTAACAAATGTGGTAGTCCAAGTAGTTCCAGCAGTGACTCGGGATCTTCATCCAGCG ATTCTGACTCGGGCAGTGATACTGAAAGTGAATCAGAAAAG GTTACTAAAATACCAGAACAACCTGCAGAGCAAGAAAAGAGTGATGTTATTAACCCTGTTGATGCTAACC ACACGGCCGGTGATGTGGAACTCCGTGAGCAGGACAATGAGTCCAAGGCTGCACCTGAGG GGGAGAATGCAAAACCCGACAGGCAAGTCTCCCCGGACAAGCTCTTACGAGCAGCTCTTTTGAGGAGCCGTTATGCTGATGTTATTGTTAAAGCCCGTGGGATTCTCAGCCAG GGTGAGGGTGGAGATAAACAGGAGGAGCTGGAGAAACTGCAGAAGGAAG AAAAAGAACGGCTTTTGGCTGAAGGTAATGCAGCCATGGAAGCTCGCAGAGCTGAAGCCGAAGCTGAATCCAAGCGTAAGCGGGACCTTGAGAGGGAAAAGGCTCGTCAGGCCTTGCAGGAG ATGGAGAGAACTGTAGAAATTAATGACAGCGTCCATCCCAAGGACCTAGAAATGCTTGGTACAATCACCACGGAACATATTGTAAGTTCTGTTGATGAGACGAGTCCTGAGCATTCCCAGGATGGCATGCCCAGTTTTCTTCCTGGTTCTGGCAGCATGTTGGAAAAACTTGGACTATTTATGAAAGTAgatgaggacgaagaggaagatgagCCATGCAGTTTCCCTAGCAGTAAAGATGTGGAGGAAGTAGAAATCAACTAA
- the LOC119317023 gene encoding transcription factor GTE10-like isoform X1, with protein sequence MTPTVLMEFAPQRQIKRSYDEMAYRGVPRGYAETVGESGSPVRVDSQDSSAPKRKCISLNSDGFGVKREIFVPSKMSSSERRYLRKRFRSELDSVRDLLKKPEFLAIMPVSRAPAYSSSAAPRAKKVKGGSHVLRGAKGRFLPTKPRPETSMVLPEATILQMCEGILKKLMTQKCSHIFNIPVDVEKLNIPDYNDIIKHPMDLGTIKKKLDSGSYTRPSDFAADVRLTFSNAIAYNPRGHAVHDMAIQLNKMFESRWKTVEKKLASAAMKPHVEVDRADSKRRKTPPVDHRDLSIERVRPTEIMKPKMTFEEKESFGNCLASLSEEPELLPGHIIDLLQQCIDNNTDQPGDGEIEIDIHALSDDILLELKKHVDKYLQERDNQQKKSEPSENEAVNVPGLPGLSHLSTNPCKGGEPIEEDVDICGNASPILIEKDPQIRTNKCGSPSSSSSDSGSSSSDSDSGSDTESESEKVGSPAKLAKVTKIPEQPAEQEKSDVINPVDANHTAGDVELREQDNESKAAPEGENAKPDRQVSPDKLLRAALLRSRYADVIVKARGILSQGEGGDKQEELEKLQKEEKERLLAEGNAAMEARRAEAEAESKRKRDLEREKARQALQEMERTVEINDSVHPKDLEMLGTITTEHIVSSVDETSPEHSQDGMPSFLPGSGSMLEKLGLFMKVDEDEEEDEPCSFPSSKDVEEVEIN encoded by the exons ATGACACCAACGGTCCTCATGGAGTTTGCGCCGCAGAGGCAGATTAAACGGAGCTATGATGAAATGGCCTACCGAGGTGTGCCCCGTGGGTATGCAGAGACTGTTGGCGAGTCAGGCAGCCCTGTTCGTGTTGACTCGCAAGATTCGTCTGCGCCAAAACGCAAGTGCATCAGCCTTAACAGTGATGGCTTTGGTGTGAAGCGGGAGATCTTTGTCCCCTCTAAGATGTCATCGTCTGAGCGGCGGTACCTTCGCAAGAGATTCCGCTCAGAGCTTGATTCGGTCCGGGATCTCCTTAAGAAGCCAGAATTTTTGGCCATAATGCCTGTCAGCAGGGCACCTGCGTACTCATCCTCTGCTGCTCCTCGAGCTAAAAAAGTGAAAGGGGGGAGCCATGTTCTCCGTGGTGCCAAGGGGCGCTTCTTGCCTACAAAGCCCCGGCCTGAAACGTCTATGGTGTTGCCCGAAGCTACGATTCTGCAGATGTGTGAAGGTATTCTGAAGAAGCTCATGACTCAGAAATGCAGTCATATTTTTAATATTCCGGTAGATGTGGAAAAGCTGAACATTCCAGATTATAATGACATTATCAAGCACCCGATGGACCTTGGGACAATCAAGAAGAAGCTAGATTCTGGTTCCTACACAAGGCCATCTGATTTTGCAGCTGATGTCAGGCTGACCTTTAGCAATGCGATAGCTTACAATCCTCGAGGGCATGCAGTGCATGATATGGCCATTCAACTGAATAAAATGTTTGAGTCTAGATGGAAGACAGTGGAGAAGAAGTTGGCTTCTGCTGCAATGAAGCCACATGTTGAGGTTGATAGGGCCGACTCAAAGAGGAGAAAGACCCCTCCTGTTGACCACAGGGACTTGTCAATAGAGCGTGTCAGGCCAACTGAAATTATGAAGCCAAAGATGACATTTGAGGAGAAAGAATCCTTTGGAAACTGCTTAGCTTCTTTGTCCGAGGAGCCAGAATTATTACCTGGTCACATCATTGATTTGTTACAGCAGTGTATtgacaacaacacagatcagcctGGGGATGGAGAGATAGAGATTGATATCCATGCACTCAGTGATGATATACTATTAGAACTGAAGAAGCATGTCGACAAATATTTGCAAGAGAGAGATAACCAGCAGAAAAAATCAGAGCCCTCTGAGAATGAGGCTGTGAACGTTCCTGGCCTTCCTGGCCTCAgtcacttgtccacaaatccctgcAAAG GTGGTGAGCCTATTGAGGAGGATGTGGACATTTGCGGCAATGCATCCCCTATATTGATAGAGAAGGATCCTCAGATCAGAACTAACAAATGTGGTAGTCCAAGTAGTTCCAGCAGTGACTCGGGATCTTCATCCAGCG ATTCTGACTCGGGCAGTGATACTGAAAGTGAATCAGAAAAGGTTGGTAGCCCAGCAAAGCTTGCGAAG GTTACTAAAATACCAGAACAACCTGCAGAGCAAGAAAAGAGTGATGTTATTAACCCTGTTGATGCTAACC ACACGGCCGGTGATGTGGAACTCCGTGAGCAGGACAATGAGTCCAAGGCTGCACCTGAGG GGGAGAATGCAAAACCCGACAGGCAAGTCTCCCCGGACAAGCTCTTACGAGCAGCTCTTTTGAGGAGCCGTTATGCTGATGTTATTGTTAAAGCCCGTGGGATTCTCAGCCAG GGTGAGGGTGGAGATAAACAGGAGGAGCTGGAGAAACTGCAGAAGGAAG AAAAAGAACGGCTTTTGGCTGAAGGTAATGCAGCCATGGAAGCTCGCAGAGCTGAAGCCGAAGCTGAATCCAAGCGTAAGCGGGACCTTGAGAGGGAAAAGGCTCGTCAGGCCTTGCAGGAG ATGGAGAGAACTGTAGAAATTAATGACAGCGTCCATCCCAAGGACCTAGAAATGCTTGGTACAATCACCACGGAACATATTGTAAGTTCTGTTGATGAGACGAGTCCTGAGCATTCCCAGGATGGCATGCCCAGTTTTCTTCCTGGTTCTGGCAGCATGTTGGAAAAACTTGGACTATTTATGAAAGTAgatgaggacgaagaggaagatgagCCATGCAGTTTCCCTAGCAGTAAAGATGTGGAGGAAGTAGAAATCAACTAA